In one Cydia strobilella chromosome 25, ilCydStro3.1, whole genome shotgun sequence genomic region, the following are encoded:
- the LOC134752927 gene encoding pyruvate dehydrogenase (acetyl-transferring) kinase, mitochondrial, giving the protein MRLAGTIFSNVTKMLDFYAQFNPSPLSIKQFIDFGLDACEKKSYIFLRKELPVRLANIMKEIALLPENLLRMPSVGLVNQWYERSFAEIIQFEKMDPEQKVLSEFCERLVHVRNRHADVVQTMAQGVLELKESHEVDCGVEHSIQYFLDRFYMSRISIRMLINQHTILFGEQPVGAKQASVNGIGNGGRHIGCIDPACDVVDVVRDAYENARFLCDRYYLASPELVLLQCGVPSERPMPVVYVPSHLYHMLFELFKNAMRATMESHESSPPPITVNIVPGKEDVSVKMSDLGGGIPRSVSDLLFKYMYSTAPHPSKSDSHTVPLAGYGYGLPISRLYARYFHGDLTLMSCEGYGTDAVIYLKALSNEANELLPIFNKTSTKFYRPSAQLADWSGSLQTAGAPKGSREKVSPLSHSVA; this is encoded by the exons GTTTAGACGCGTGCGAAAAGAAATCATACATATTCCTAAGAAAGGAGCTACCAGTAAG ACTGGCGAACATAATGAAAGAGATAGCGCTACTACCAGAGAATCTTCTTCGCATGCCGTCGGTCGGCCTAGTGAACCAATGGTACGAGCGCTCCTTCGCCGAGATCATTCAGTTCGAGAAGATGGACCCAGAGCAGAAGGTGCTTAGCGA ATTCTGCGAGAGACTAGTCCACGTCCGAAACCGGCATGCGGACGTAGTCCAAACCATGGCCCAAGGAGTTTTAGAACTGAAGGAATCACATGAAGTAGACTGTGGGGTAGAGCACTCCATACAATACTTCCTCGACCGGTTCTATATGAGCCGCATCTCTATCAGGATGCTGATCAACCAACACA CAATCCTCTTTGGCGAACAACCAGTAGGCGCTAAACAGGCGTCGGTGAACGGCATCGGAAATGGGGGGCGACACATCGGGTGCATCGATCCCGCGTGCGACGTCGTGGATGTCGTGCGGGACGCGTACGAGAACGCGAGGTTCCTCTGCGACAGATACTACCTGGCGTCACCGGAATTAGTACTTCTTCAATGTGGAG tcCCCAGTGAGCGCCCCATGCCCGTAGTATACGTGCCCTCCCATCTCTACCACATGCTTTTCGAGCTATTCAAGAATGCCATGAGGGCCACCATGGAGAGTCACGAGAGCAGCCCGCCGCCTATCACTGTCAACATTGTGCCGGGGAAAGAAGATGTTTCTGTCAAG atgtCAGATCTCGGCGGTGGCATACCCCGCAGCGTGTCGGATCTCCTATTCAAGTACATGTACAGCACAGCGCCGCATCCTTCTAAGTCGGACTCTCACACCGTACCGCTGGCCG GTTACGGATACGGGCTGCCTATATCACGGCTGTACGCGCGGTATTTTCACGGGGACTTGACTCTCATGTCCTGCGAAGGTTACGGCACGGACGCCGTCATCTACctaaag GCGCTCTCGAACGAAGCGAACGAGCTCCTCCCGATCTTCAACAAGACCTCAACGAAGTTCTACCGGCCCTCCGCGCAGCTCGCCGACTGGTCCGGCAGCCTGCAGACCGCGGGGGCTCCTAAGGGCAGCCGCGAAAAAGTATCCCCTCTGTCGCACAGTGTTGCGTAA
- the LOC134752817 gene encoding zinc finger protein OZF-like, with product MESNKLDATTICRTCMCEGVSMRSVFHKLQDGKCATDLLEIIANITINSDDNLPKQVCDKCERFLCKAAYFKSRCLDIEAKLRKLFNDESPSSLSLIKHEHKAPVSTDEPYQCSICFSKYSEIALLEKHVFNFHQIKKVSLFNEFSLFANAKANITTLETVSEKEENGSLIKEEINNDFVEDSFDNEYSEHDAESILIEFEPKIDKDTFETPVMPIDINNKIDNSLEKEKLECEKCNQKFKSANSLNLHKRKHKEKKDIEKKYQCSLCMRKFLSKSGLTNHLSIHGRKDDVKYTCGSCKREFKHKAHLDNHMVTLHANEKGFSCDFCLKNFATQESLEIHKDLHKIDKKHSCQYCNKSFYMLSTLTDHIRTHTGEKPYLCSTCGRGFSQKTNLAQHMRRHLGLKPFACDHCTQRFVSKGELVAHTRKHSGAHPFICDECGNGFTTSSSLVKHRRTHSGERPFACDLCHMRFAASGTLKNHRRTHTGEKPYQCSHCEKAFVQKNDLISHVRCHTGERPFVCNVCGSAFRKPAALRSHAKMHTRDKELMPY from the exons ATGGAAAGTAATAAATTAGATGCCACTACTATATGTAGAACTTGCATGTGCGAAGGTGTCAGTATGAGATCGGTGTTTCACAAATTGCAAGACGGGAAATGTGCGACTGATTTACTTGAAATCATTGCAAATATTACCATTAACAGTGATGATAACCTTCCTAAACAAGTTTGTGATAAATGCGAAAGGTTTTTGTGTAAAGCTGCTTATTTTAAAAGTCGGTGTTTGGACATTGAGGCAAAGTTAAGGAAACTCTTTAATGATGAATCTCCATCAAGTTTATCTTTGATAAAACATGAACATAAGGCGCCAGTAAGCACTGACGAGCCGTATCAGTGTTCTATTTGTTTCAGCAAATATTCTGAAATAgctttattagaaaaacatgtGTTTAACTTTCATCAAATAAAAAAGGTATCACTATTCAATGAATTTTCCCTATTTGCAAATGCCAAAGCTAATATAACAACTCTAGAAACAGTATcagaaaaagaagaaaatgGAAGTTTAATTAAAGaggaaataaataatgattttgttGAAGACAGTTTTGATAATGAATATTCAGAGCATGATGCTGAATCTATACTAATCGAGTTTGAACCTAAGATAGATAAAGATACATTTGAAACGCCTGTAATGCCTATAGACATAAACAACAAAATAGACAATTCATTAGAAAAAGAGAAATTGGAATGTGAAAAATGCAACCAGAAATTCAAATCGGCAAATTCTCTGAACTTACATAAACGAAAacataaagaaaagaaagataTTGAGAAGAAGTACCAATGTTCTTTATGCATGCGtaaatttttaagtaaatcTGGTTTGACGAATCATTTAAGTATTCACGGAAGGAAGGATGACGTTAAATACACGTGTGGTAGTTGTAAAAGAGAATTCAAACATAAAGCGCATTTAGACAACCACATGGTGACTTTACATGCGAATGAAAAAGGTTTCAGTTGTGATTTTTGCCTGAAAAACTTTGCGACGCAAGAAAGTTTGGAGATTCATAAGGATTTGCATAAAATTGATAAGAAGCATTCATGCCAGTATTGCAATAAATCGTTTTATATGCTGTCGACATTGACTGATCACATCAG GACACATACTGGTGAAAAACCATACCTGTGCTCCACCTGCGGCCGTGGCTTCAGCCAGAAAACGAACCTAGCCCAACACAtgcgccgccatcttggattgaAACCATTCGCGTGCGACCACTGTACTCAGAG attCGTCTCAAAAGGCGAGCTAGTAGCTCACACACGGAAGCACAGCGGCGCACACCCATTCATATGTGACGAGTGTGGTAACGGGTTCACGACATCCTCGTCCCTGGTCAAACACAGACGGACGCACAGCGGAGAGAGGCCTTTTGCCTGCGACCTGTGCCATATGAG ATTTGCAGCATCAGGAACCCTAAAGAACCACCGTCGTACACACACAGGAGAGAAACCTTATCAGTGCTCACACTGCGAGAAGGCGTTCGTGCAGAAAAACGATCTCATCTCACATGTCAG ATGCCACACCGGCGAGCGTCCGTTCGTGTGCAACGTGTGCGGTAGTGCGTTCCGCAAGCCCGCCGCATTACGAAGTCACGCCAAAATGCACACTAGAGACAAAGAACTTATGCCTTACTGA